From Chryseobacterium sp. H1D6B, a single genomic window includes:
- a CDS encoding sodium:solute symporter encodes MSTIDWTVLIVTLVAVVVYGVFIGRGQKSNESYLKADNKMPWYIVLIGIMATQASAITFLSAPGQAYTDGMRFVQYYFGLPLAMIVICITFIPIFQRLNVYTAYEYLENRFDKKTRVLTSLLFLFSRGLSTGISIYAPSIILSSVLNWNIYLTNVLTGGILLIYTYVGGAKAIAHTQKLQFLIILGTMAFAGYLLIQNMPNGIGFKDALYLAGKSGKLNVITTEFDWKDKYNIWSGLIGGFFLALSYFGTDQSQVGRYITAKDNTNAKMGLLLNGLVKIPMQFAILLIGALLFAFFSLKPAPIYFNERSYQHLKETQPEQAAVFETEHQNLQIKFNAESKEILKLKENNSPQLKKTIQDFKNTQTEVKALHGRVEEAINHSNYNAEKTDTNYIFLYFVKNTLPVGMIGLLFAVIFLASWGSISAALNSLAACSLKDVHLIFKKEIPDDATELKYSRLHTLAWGIFSIGVAMFATQMGSLIEAVNVLGSLFYGPILGIFLVAFYYKKIAGTNVFIAAILSEITVIAVYKFDIVSFLWLNVIGATAVIIFSAIGLLFYKPKAVNS; translated from the coding sequence ATGAGTACTATAGATTGGACCGTTCTCATTGTTACACTTGTTGCCGTGGTTGTTTACGGTGTATTCATCGGTCGGGGCCAGAAAAGCAACGAATCATACCTGAAAGCAGATAATAAAATGCCCTGGTACATTGTGCTTATAGGTATTATGGCTACGCAGGCAAGTGCCATTACTTTTCTTTCAGCACCGGGCCAGGCTTATACAGATGGTATGCGTTTCGTTCAGTATTACTTTGGGTTGCCTTTGGCAATGATTGTTATCTGTATCACTTTCATCCCGATTTTTCAGCGGTTAAATGTTTACACCGCCTATGAGTATTTAGAAAACCGTTTTGATAAGAAAACAAGGGTGCTCACTTCACTGCTTTTTCTTTTTTCCAGAGGCTTATCAACAGGAATAAGCATTTATGCTCCGAGTATCATCTTGTCAAGCGTTTTAAACTGGAATATTTATTTAACCAATGTTTTAACAGGCGGTATTCTGTTGATTTATACCTATGTTGGCGGTGCAAAAGCGATCGCCCACACCCAAAAATTACAGTTTCTCATTATTCTGGGAACAATGGCTTTTGCAGGGTATTTGCTTATTCAGAATATGCCGAATGGAATTGGTTTTAAGGATGCGCTTTATCTGGCTGGAAAATCCGGAAAGCTCAATGTAATCACCACAGAATTCGATTGGAAAGATAAATATAATATTTGGAGCGGGTTAATTGGCGGTTTTTTTCTGGCGCTTTCTTACTTCGGTACTGACCAGAGCCAGGTCGGGAGGTATATTACAGCGAAAGACAATACCAACGCAAAAATGGGCTTGCTGTTGAACGGATTGGTTAAAATTCCGATGCAGTTTGCTATTCTCCTGATTGGTGCTTTGCTTTTTGCTTTCTTTTCCTTAAAACCGGCTCCAATTTATTTTAACGAGCGGTCTTATCAACATTTAAAGGAGACACAACCTGAACAGGCTGCGGTTTTTGAAACTGAGCATCAGAATCTGCAAATAAAATTTAATGCAGAATCGAAAGAAATTCTAAAGTTGAAAGAAAATAATTCTCCCCAGCTTAAAAAAACAATTCAGGATTTTAAAAACACACAAACCGAGGTGAAAGCACTTCACGGCAGGGTAGAAGAGGCTATTAATCATTCAAACTATAATGCAGAGAAAACAGATACCAATTATATTTTCCTGTATTTCGTAAAAAATACCTTGCCTGTAGGAATGATCGGTTTACTGTTTGCTGTCATTTTTCTGGCCAGCTGGGGTTCAATTTCTGCAGCGCTGAATTCCCTTGCCGCCTGTTCATTAAAAGATGTTCATTTGATATTTAAAAAAGAAATTCCTGATGATGCAACCGAATTGAAATACAGCCGACTACATACTTTAGCCTGGGGTATTTTCTCCATCGGAGTAGCCATGTTTGCCACTCAAATGGGTTCCCTTATTGAAGCGGTGAATGTATTAGGTTCTCTTTTCTACGGTCCGATATTGGGGATTTTTCTTGTCGCCTTTTACTATAAAAAAATCGCCGGGACGAATGTATTTATTGCTGCAATTTTATCAGAAATTACGGTTATTGCCGTTTATAAGTTCGATATCGTTTCTTTCCTTTGGCTTAATGTGATTGGGGCAACGGCAGTAATTATATTTTCGGCAATCGGGTTATTGTTTTATAAGCCGAAAGCAGTAAATTCGTAA
- a CDS encoding PIG-L family deacetylase — MFKKVSTVFILGFYTVFCSAQQVRPSKSSEIYRELKTLKQLPKVLYLAAHPDDENTGLLSWLINDQHVETGYLSLTRGDGGQNLLGTEQGAALGLIRTHELLEARKLDGAQQFFTRAIDFGFSKNTTDTFKQWDEDSIIADVVWVIRKFRPDVIICRFPPTAAAGHGQHAASAVVAEKAFKLAGDKTAFPDQLKYVNVWQPKRVLWNTFRFGAVNTTAENQLKVTVGQYDAQLGMGYGELAGLSRSLHKSQGAGTQSVAGIRTEYFAHVIGEHAKATLFDGVVKTWTAKGNTDIDQSLAEIISAFNFNEPDQSLPALLALRKKVMALQDVDLKKDKITALDNIILSCAGFMGEVVTNQAEAVAGDNYNFRLNLISRAANPVVLENVNWLNKPESFNRKLSKDSLITIQHDLQIPADAALTEPYWLAKPATNTGTFSVPNDTLIGLPEAASPLNVLLSLRIGSEKFQVKLPLSFKKLDPVRGDVVEALRIVPALELKFTQPLYWVKENEDLHLSVNVKINSSKLYNNKGILNLMYNGERLGGADLSLLNGKDTTIDYVIPKAKLAAIHSSRLQLDANFVADGVTYNKKQVLIQYPHLPSLQYFAPASVIVMKGDIQAKVKKVGYIEGAGDFIPEFLRIAGIQVDVLKDEDFYGSLDESGGNGSQNKLSQYDAIVLGVRANNTEKKLGRWMPFLWSYVKTGGNLVMQYNTNQDTTVDKLGIYNFSIANKRVTEENAAVTFLNPNHKVLNFPNKITADDFKGWVQERGAYFPDQWDTAYEPLFEMHDTDEQPLQGSTLYAKYGKGNFIYTPLAFFRQLPAGNVGAARLFLNFLSAQKN, encoded by the coding sequence ATGTTCAAAAAAGTAAGCACTGTATTTATTCTTGGCTTTTATACGGTTTTTTGTTCGGCCCAGCAGGTTCGGCCCTCCAAATCATCTGAAATTTACCGTGAACTCAAAACACTTAAACAACTGCCTAAAGTTTTATACCTTGCGGCTCATCCCGATGATGAAAATACAGGATTGCTCTCCTGGCTAATCAATGACCAACATGTAGAAACGGGCTATTTGTCTTTAACCAGAGGTGATGGGGGTCAGAATTTACTAGGCACAGAGCAGGGTGCTGCATTGGGTTTAATCAGAACGCATGAGCTTTTAGAGGCAAGAAAATTAGATGGTGCCCAACAGTTTTTTACCCGCGCGATTGATTTCGGGTTCTCTAAAAATACTACCGATACCTTTAAACAATGGGATGAAGACAGCATTATAGCGGATGTAGTCTGGGTCATCCGTAAATTCCGTCCCGATGTTATCATTTGCCGTTTTCCTCCTACTGCTGCGGCAGGGCACGGACAGCATGCGGCTTCGGCTGTGGTGGCGGAAAAAGCTTTTAAGCTGGCAGGCGATAAAACGGCTTTCCCAGATCAACTAAAATATGTGAATGTATGGCAGCCAAAACGCGTATTGTGGAATACTTTCCGCTTTGGTGCGGTCAATACGACAGCTGAAAATCAACTAAAAGTTACCGTTGGGCAATATGATGCACAATTGGGAATGGGTTATGGTGAATTGGCTGGATTAAGCAGAAGTTTACATAAAAGCCAGGGTGCGGGAACACAGTCTGTAGCCGGCATCAGAACTGAATACTTTGCCCACGTTATTGGTGAACATGCAAAAGCAACACTTTTTGACGGAGTAGTTAAAACATGGACTGCAAAAGGAAACACTGATATAGACCAATCATTAGCTGAAATTATTTCAGCTTTCAATTTCAACGAGCCAGACCAGAGCTTGCCCGCTTTGCTTGCTTTACGAAAAAAGGTGATGGCGCTACAAGATGTAGACCTAAAAAAGGATAAAATTACGGCACTTGACAATATTATTTTAAGCTGTGCAGGATTTATGGGCGAGGTAGTGACCAATCAAGCGGAAGCTGTTGCTGGAGACAATTACAATTTCAGGTTAAATTTGATTTCAAGAGCTGCAAATCCTGTCGTTTTAGAAAATGTAAATTGGTTAAATAAGCCAGAGAGCTTTAACAGAAAACTATCAAAAGATTCTTTGATTACCATTCAGCATGACCTTCAGATTCCTGCTGATGCAGCACTCACAGAACCTTACTGGCTGGCAAAACCAGCCACGAACACGGGAACTTTCTCTGTTCCAAATGATACTTTAATCGGTTTACCCGAGGCTGCATCACCACTGAATGTTTTGCTAAGTTTAAGAATCGGTTCGGAAAAGTTTCAGGTTAAACTTCCCCTTTCTTTCAAAAAATTAGACCCGGTGCGTGGTGATGTGGTCGAAGCCTTGCGTATTGTTCCTGCATTGGAACTGAAATTTACACAACCCCTTTATTGGGTCAAAGAAAATGAAGATTTACATTTGAGTGTAAATGTTAAGATTAATTCTAGCAAACTGTACAATAATAAAGGTATTCTAAACCTGATGTATAACGGAGAGCGATTAGGCGGTGCTGATTTAAGTTTGCTCAATGGAAAAGACACTACTATCGATTACGTTATTCCAAAAGCTAAGCTTGCTGCAATACACTCATCTCGCCTGCAATTGGATGCCAATTTTGTTGCAGATGGAGTCACTTATAATAAAAAACAAGTATTAATTCAGTATCCGCATTTACCCTCCTTACAATATTTTGCGCCTGCATCTGTAATTGTGATGAAAGGCGATATTCAGGCGAAGGTTAAAAAAGTGGGATACATAGAAGGTGCGGGCGATTTCATTCCTGAGTTCCTGCGCATTGCAGGTATTCAGGTAGATGTCTTGAAGGACGAAGATTTTTATGGCAGCTTAGATGAATCCGGAGGAAACGGCAGCCAAAACAAGCTGTCGCAATATGATGCCATCGTACTTGGTGTCCGTGCCAATAACACAGAGAAAAAGCTTGGCCGCTGGATGCCTTTTTTATGGTCTTATGTAAAAACCGGAGGTAATTTGGTGATGCAGTATAACACGAATCAGGATACAACTGTCGACAAATTGGGAATATACAATTTCAGTATTGCCAATAAGCGGGTTACCGAAGAAAATGCTGCGGTTACGTTTTTAAATCCCAATCATAAAGTACTGAACTTTCCCAACAAAATTACTGCGGATGATTTTAAAGGTTGGGTACAGGAGCGTGGCGCCTATTTCCCTGATCAATGGGATACAGCGTATGAACCGCTTTTTGAAATGCATGATACAGATGAACAGCCGCTGCAGGGATCTACTTTATATGCCAAATACGGGAAGGGTAATTTTATTTATACACCCTTGGCCTTTTTCAGACAGCTGCCTGCGGGAAATGTTGGGGCGGCACGTTTATTTTTAAACTTTTTATCTGCACAGAAAAACTGA
- a CDS encoding helix-turn-helix transcriptional regulator, whose amino-acid sequence MTDINEKICLYITKKWLIPWLQEGKSQNSFAKSHGVEESTIRKIKSEETYRIPVETLFKICEARKISLSDFFKLINE is encoded by the coding sequence ATGACAGATATAAACGAAAAAATTTGTTTATACATTACAAAAAAATGGTTGATACCTTGGCTTCAAGAAGGCAAGTCACAAAATTCTTTTGCCAAAAGTCATGGTGTAGAAGAAAGTACCATTAGAAAAATTAAAAGTGAAGAAACTTACAGAATACCAGTTGAAACACTTTTCAAAATATGTGAAGCAAGAAAAATTAGTTTATCTGATTTCTTTAAACTTATAAATGAATAA